GAAACCATTAAGATAATAatatcaatcaatttaaaatatatatgatcTTGACACGCTTAACGAATGTAAAAAGATCTTTAAGTGCAAAACAATCTGAACATAAGTATATAGCAATTATAATCAACAGACATGAGATCATATTTAGAGGTGCGTTTCCAGCGAATTTTATCTAATCGAGAGTCATCAATGTGAACTCGTGGGATCATAAATCAGATACAATACTCGTATAACTATGGCTATAAAATCATTTCACCGAATTATTGTCTTCTAGCCTAACCTACGTTATATTATTACATCTGAATCACAGTTATCATTCTTTCTTTGCCTTGCAGtaaacaatgcaaataaaatgcatttattatttccGGGTGACGTCCATACAAAACAAAGACTTTTGCTACAAAATAATCTTTCCAGGGGAAAACTAAACTCCTTGACTGATGCCCTTATATCGGGATCGATGGATCATACACATAACCAATTTATGGGTTTGTGGAAATACCATCTACATATACTTTAATGGCTACATTTGGTTATGCTAAATTGATGCCTTATCAAGTCATCGACatgaattgtttaaatatggtttataaattaatttagcaACAAATACATAGTACGATAAGCAATTTACGAGtgattttaattcaatatggATAAAATTATGACTTTTCCGTTGGTAACAAAAATTTAGAAAACGTGAACATCAGTCAAAGAGAACTTTATTTAGAAACCAAAGAAAACACCATTtcgtttcaaatatttattctatttaagAATATGCAATTAGTTTTTTAATCTTTGGGTCCCACGTATAACAATTCAGAAATTCATTTTATGAGTCAGTTGACACATTTTGCACTCTCTTTCGTCGTTATTAGCCCCGCGCAGTTTTGGGCTTTCAGTGCTGAAAAGTGCTGTAATGTGCCTTAGCGACTGCAGAAACCTTTAAAAAGCTTCTAATCAAGAAGCTTTGTGCTTGCTCTGAAAATGGTTGTGGCCGAAGCTCGTGGCCTGCAAACTTTGCTAGTTACCATATATTTTTATCGCAACCCATTTGACGTTAATGTTATCAgcatttaaaaagaaaaaagttggCTAGCAAACAAATAATGTCCAGATAAGAGAAATGAAGGGGGAACTTGTTGAGAATGAAATGGATTTGGAGTGTATGTGGCCAATGGCCAATTGAGCAACAACCAGTTAAACAGCGACACTCGAGGCAGACGGTCAGCAACTCGACAAAAGaatacttttataatttatcgCGTTCTTCCGATATTTCACAATGCAGTTTAATAAAGTGGGCATTTTTATGGCCGCGATAATCGCAATCAATCTACAGGGATCCCTTGCCAACAGTATTAGTGCGTATTACTGCAGCCAAAAACATATTACtccaataataaatatataataattataataataaataattgtagaTTGCACTACAACGGGCTCTGAAGCTCTCACCACCTGTGCAGACGATATAACTTcgtgttttattcaaaaaggTAAGTCGATCGTTTTATGGCTTTTGCGATATGACTCATAGCTACTTTAGATATACttatatatgaaaatgttatttgtACTAAGTCAAACTAATTTATATCAATCGATACTTAAGcagaattttgttttatttgtgaaCAATGTTATTCAATTAGAGATAATAATTAATTCGCCTATTTTATGAACGGTATTAAGTTTTCTACGCCGTTAATAGGAaaacattataaaaaaaaattgaatactaGAAAACTGAACATTGGCGATAGGTATTAATCTATCTTATCTAATCGGAAAATAAATTTCGCACACTTGTAGTGATTATAACAAATTAtctgtttaaattgaaaaaatttgtgTAAAGTAAATGCGAAGATTCAATTCaagttaacatttttataacttACAAGAATTTGCGAAATAGCGAAAGCAAAATACTTCTTAAGAGTActtcattattaataaatcaataaatgtaataaaatatgacTCTGAAAATTAGTAAATgagaaataatataataataatatacattgATCAGGTTGTTCTCATCACTGTTCAGCACACTTAATATTTAcctatattcatttttttatggGCAGCACAAAATGGCACCGTGACACGTGGATGCCTGCCAAAAGATACAACCTGTACGGCGCCCGATTGTCTGACCTGTGAGGGAAACAATTGCAACTCGAATGTGAATCTGATGTGCAGACAATGCAATGGCTCCGATACAGCATGTTCCACCAGCAATGTCACAACATCCGCTGTTATATGCGCGGCAAATCAATTGTGTACCGCTGCCGTTAATACGGATGAGACTGTGTCGCGTGGTTGCGGCGAACAATGTGCCGCGGATAATGCCACCTGCTTTAGTTGCACTACGGACAATTGCAATCTGGCCATTTTTCCGACGGACCGACGACAGTGCTATCAGTGTACGGGTGAGGCATGCAACACGGTGACCGACGCTATGTTGGAGCCTTGTTCGCTGTACAAGACAGAGGGACAAAAGTGCTACACAATTGGCACGAATGCCAACACAATGATTCGTGGATGCACCTCTGATGCGAATGCCAAGTGTACGACGACCACCGAGGATGCTAGCTGTTTGTTGTGTGACAATGAGAATGGTTGCAACAATCGCACATACGAAAGTGTGTTAAACAAATGCATCAAGTGCAGCAATGATGACACTTGCTTAAATGCTCAGAACGCGGCGGACGCTCAAAATTGTGCTAGCTCCAATTACACACTGACCGCAGCCAGTTGTTACACACAACTCTTTGACAACGGTACTGTGGCACGTGGCTGCGTCAATGAATTGACTGAGACATGCGACACTGAGAACGATTGCAAAGAGTGCAGTACTGATGCATGCAACACGGAAGAGGGCACCTTCACATGCTACGTGTGTCGCAGTGACAACGATCCTGGATGTCGTACGATGACCAATATCCCTCCGTCACCCTGCATAAACACATCCCTGACCAGTACAGACTCAAAGCAATGCCTCAGTGGCGAGTGGGGTAAGTAAAAGATCAATTCTTAATCATATACttaatcaatttcaataaacttcactacatttaaatgattcagacattcaacaaattaatataaaaacaaatattaatgaCAAAAAGACCaataaaaaagagaattaTGGCATTTTGTATCAGACAAAATTATAGAATTTTAAGACAACCACagaatttactttatttgatttgatcaTTTTATTAACTGTATCTGCATTATAGATGGCATCGTTATCCGTGGTTGCCTCATTGATGCGAGCGAGGTAATGAAGTTCCAATGTGTCTACGACGACGATCGCTGTATAGCCTGCAAGGGAGCCAATTGTAACAATAACACGGAGAAATACAACAGCGCCGCTACCTTGCAACATTTGGGTCTGGGAATGCTGACAATCTTCTTCTTAGTGCGAAACGTCGTTTTGTAATCAATTTGACTGCAGTCTATCTTACTGTGTATAAGCATACATATTTCAACTGTATATGTGAACAGGTGTTTGCCATATGTAATGTTATCTATCAATATCAAACAACAgtacaataacaaatatattaaatagaaaatatcgAGGTGTTGCTTTTTCTATCAGCTGCTAATGAATCATCAGCCCAACGACAAAAGTCCACATCAATGTTTGCAGAGTCACATTATTGAGAccattgaaatttattgaataagcaaataaataagcaaatcGTTTATCCAAGTCAAATTATCCAAAAGCAAGACTTAGTGAAGCTGAAACGCAGATTAGCCAGAGGACAAAACTACCTCGTAGTGATTGTGATTTATCTCGCTCTGAGTCTTCTGATATTTCAGGAGCCTTTTCaatattgcataaattattaaaacaaatctCGCAAAGTTCGTTTTCTTTTCGGCAATATTTCTCCATTGATTGAGACATAACGGAGAGACAACCTCTTGTGATAATTCTGGTGTGCCCTTtagaataaaaatgaattagaTACTAATCgataaagttttaaaatagTACCTACGATCAAGTGTTGTATAGCAGCCACTGTCCTTTTTTGTAACCTTGCACATAACATTGAATTCACTGTATTGAGATTTTTGTTCTGTCAGTGCACAAGATCCACGATGATCACTTGAGCACTTGTAACAATGAATGCCAATTGATTCGGACATCGGCTGCGGTAAAGGGCGAGGGCGAACCGGCTTGGTACCGTTTTTAGGCATCACTTTAGATTCATCTGTTTCGGATTTATCGGATTCATTGAGTTTTTTGGTCGTATACGAATTAAGTTTATCTAATGTAGGTTGAAATAGTTTCCACTTATCTAAGGTAGCTTCTTGCATTGGAAGCTTCGCCAATATTTCTTTATCTAATCTATTAATAGTACGTTTAATCAGTGTGGctttatttaatatagttttcTCCAATATTTCTTTATCCACAGTAGCGTTGTGCACAGCAAATTTATCCAGCGTTGTTTTTCCAAATGTTTTAGACAAAGTTTTGCTATCCAATGTATCTTTCTTCTCTATCCTATTAGGTTTAGTGAATGTAGCTTTATCCAGTGTAGCTGTTTCCAACTCAGATTCATCGTGACCAAATCCAGATTTAACAATGTCCATTTCATACCAATTATCTTTATTCGACCCATGTTTAAACGATGCTGAGAGGTTCGTAAATAATAAAgcgattatttttataaaaattcgcCAATATTTCCAACGCATTTTGAATGCGCCTCTATCAATAATATTCCTGGATAAAGTGTGTCCCTAAACTAGGTCGTATCTAGTTGAGGCTTCACCAACAACTAATTTGAATAGACATACATTTTCGCTGATTGTCACGCAATTATCCTGCTCATAATGAAATCCAAACAAGTGCCAATTGATGGGTAAAGAATAAAGTACACTATATAAACGGTTTATGGATGAGACAACATATTTAACAAGCCTGACAATGCCTGCTTGTCACGCGAgaaaataagtttttataacgttaagcattttaattgcaatattttaataatttaaaatttaaacagtacaaaatatactggTTAATTGAAGAGTTAGTTAGAATgagatattatttttaatttactgaAAGTGTGTTTGATAAAAATCCGAATATTTAGGTGATTGTTATTACGTGTAAAATTAAGCAACTGTCAGAACCAGAGCAGAAATTCCCAAAAGTATTAAGCTTCTTAGTAGCGTGGATGCTGAATCAACAGAATCTTCTGGTAGTTCGGGAACCTTTTTCCTGTTGCATGAATTATTGTAGCAAATTTCGCAAAGTTCTTTTTcattataacaataattttcCATTGATTTAGATATAACTGAGAGGCAACCGCGAGTGATTATTCTGGTTTTTcctttgaattaaaaataaattacatggTAAATAATAGGTACAATAGTATAATaactaattataattaatggCTTACGATCAAGTGCAGTGTAGCATCCGCTGTCTTTCCTTGTTACTTTGCACAAAATATAGAATTCAGATTTAAGTGCTGTCTGTGCACAAGCTCCAAGGTCATCACTTGAGCAACTATAACAATTAATACCAATTGGTGTATACCTCGGTTGCGGCATTGGGTTGACATCAATAGGCTTTCCCGATAAATGGATAAAAGTTTCTGATTCCTCGATTTTATTTGGACTTTCGGATGTACTTAATATTGGCTTATCCGAAGTAAGTTTAGCAAATGAAACTTCAGTAGATGCTTGCGACACAGAATTATCTAATATCTGTTTATCCAATGTTCCTTTTTTATTCACAGACCGAGTAGCTTTATGAGACGTACCAGAAAATTGATTCAATATAGTTTTAATTAACTTAgacgtatctgtatctgtagtacttttatttattgaaaagttaccaaatattgttttatccAAAAAAAGTTTATTCCATGAAGTTATGTTCAAAGATGCATCATTAATTGTAagatttttcaaaattgttttaccAATTGTCACATTCTCcaagaaatttttttttatagcagTGTCACGCAGTATCGGTTCAAGCAAAGTTTGTTTATCCAAAGTTGCTAATTTTGTTGGTTGGATTAcacttaataataatgaagatTTGAGAATTGTTTCATCGTGAGCGTTATACGGAGTAATTGTttctaataatttattatcCGACGGAGGTTTAAGAAACGTAGCTTTATCCAAAAAACGATTATGCAACGCATTTGTAAACGATGATGAATGATTCGTGAACAGTAAAAcgtgtattattattaaaattcgcAAATACTTCCCACGCATTTTGAATGTTCAATAAGGAATGAGTAGAATAAATAAAGTCCAAGAACTTGCACGTCTCCTATTGAAGCTTCACTAATAACTGAATTAGAccgcaaaatatttatgcatttttcgTTGTCATTCAATTATCCTGCTCGtcattaaatgaatataattgacgggtaaattataaaatacatttaataaacgGTTTATGGATTCTCTAACACGTTCAGTAGGCATTTACAATATCTGCTTGTCACGCGAAAGCATTGTTTTATGATGGCAATCAAAGGCTGGTTTTCATTAAGACTTTAAGAATTTCCTATTAAAACCATAAAGTACGCAAGtttgaaaagtatttacaaatatCTGTAGCAAAATGTTTTCGTAAATTAAATCGATGGTGATAAATGCAAATACGAAATCAGTTTATAAACAAGTTGagactttgtttttgttacatCCTGTTACGTATGTAAAAGGGTCGACAGCCCTAGTCAagacaacaaccaacaaaaattaaaatccaCAGCTTTCGCTGTGCGAACAACTGTTGCGTCTCACCTAGTAGAAAAATTACCTCACAAGTTGGTTTGACAAATATGTAGGAACAAGCTGAAAACTCTAAGATAACCATTACCTActagaaaataattaaatgacaTGAAAAAGCTAAAGATTGAATGTACTCACTTTGAAAAAGTTATTATCGTTCTGCTAACGCGACACTTACCTTTGACATGCTCGCTGTaacgaaaattcaaattataattgttaattataaattataattcagCGGTACGATTATGTACtttcaaaaaattattatgaagGAATTAACTTACTTGCATATAAAAACTGTTCAGCTCCATCATCTTCATGGCCTCGCAATAGTTATACTGCTTACTCAGGATACACACTATCGTggtctcactcactcacttgaTCTTAACAGCACATTTAGCACTTGCACTAACacttttacttatttttgcTCCAACACATACGATGGAGCacacagtaaaaaaaaaaaaataacttgcTGCTTACTTTCGAATCACATCATATTTTGagataatacaaatacacCTTTAAACGAGCACACAAAATTACACTTaaaacacagcacaacacaaataCAACACATTTATCTCCTGATTTGATGTCTCACTGACTCACTTGATCTTAACAGTACATTTTGTACTTGCATTAACACTACTACTTATTAttacacacagaaaaaaatgaaaaaaaaaattcactgGCTTCTTGCTTTCAAATCACCTAATTTAAATGCGCAAACAAAATTACACTTAtgacacagcacaacacaactgCAGCACATTTACCCAAGCAAAATTTTGTAACTGCTTTCAATTCACGgagaacacacaaaaaaaagaaaaaaattcaCTGGCTTCTCGCTTTAAACCGCCAAATTATTTCGCTCAGgcaaatactattttaaatgCGCACTTTCTCGCTCCTTATTCCAGCTTCCTTTTTTGgatttgcacacacactttcgCGACTCAACTGCAACGGACTTTTCTTCAAATTTCACGACACTGCAGACCATGCTAATTTTCACAAATGCTTTAGAATAacgcagcacaaaaaaaaaatcactttcttttcatttttgcacaaactcaaaaacatttttcaatgcTCTTTCACTAGTTGCACCCGTTGTAAAATATTAACTCGCACGCGGGCGTAACTGCAATAACCAAAtctgaaaagaaagaaatagaataattaatataaaaatagtgaacaataataaataaaattaataaaatgccaCCACTTAAACAGTAAAGGATATGCAAACTTTCCTTGCAGTCCTCGGAATGGCAACTGACTCGCAATGTCATTcacttccacacacacacattttggcGCCAGTCCGTGCACACTTTGACATCGTTGCCACCGGatcgaaatatttttgcacaatttgttGTAGATTCAATACATGTGGCATCCCTGAGTTCATctcacaacaaaaacacaaatctATTGAGCACTTAATTTGTCGTCCTCTTACGTTATACCGTTCTCCTGATTTTAACCAggcaaattttcagcaatgaATGAAACTAATTATGGCTTAATTGCGTTGCTTGTTGCATCTTAGGTAATTAGTACTTGAATCGTCAAAATTTAtcttaacaaaatatacttataagTACAATAAAGTTGTATGCAAAAATGTTACACATAAGTTTATCCAAAAATTATCCATTATCCACTTTCTTCAATATTACTTTAAccaaaaagaatgaaattaCGCTTAAGAAATAGTTTAGTCCATTTCTTGCCTTGTTAAGaatatgtgtgtttttattttttatttagtttaatatttaagcagCATAAtgttaattgtttaataaaaaattttataatttaagcaTCGGAATAAAtaagcaatattttttatatctgCTAAATAACATGAAtaagattatttatattttggaGAAAGCGAGtataataaaaagttaaaattgaAGTTTACATAATTATAACGTTTATACTTCAGCAAATGTCAAAGATATAGCACAGATACCCCAAAgaacaatattttgtattagatgagatgcagatacagatgcaaCTAAATACGCTGGAATTACAAGGTTCTCATTTTTGTTGCACGAATTGTCAAAACAAATGTTGCAAAGTTCCGTTTCCCTAGAGCAATATTCACGTAGTATGGTTGTTATTTAAGAATAGCAGCCTCTAGTCAGTGTTTTTGTGTAATCTACAGatgcaaaaatgttaatgGAATTGAAATGATAGAATCAATAACAAGCTTACGATATATGGCTGTATAGCAACCTGTAAATTTGGTATTAAATTCACAAGACTTATAGTATTCCAAACCAAGTTTTTCCTGTGCACAAGCTCCATTAAGCTCACTCGAACAACTGTAGCAAACCATTCTAGGTAATGAAGTATTCCGAAGAAGCTGTAAATTAGTCTTTAAGGACTGAGGCTTCATAGGTTTTTTAGATTCATCCAAATCGGGCTTAGCGAGAGTAGAATTTAAAGAGTTATCTGACTTTTCGAAGGCAACGGAAGTATTGATTACTTGACTTCGTTTAGGCATATTCAAAGCCATATTTAACAATGATTCAGGCCTATCCTTTGTAGTATATTCGAATATAGATTTATTCAAAGAAGATATATTAGGTGTCggtttattgaaattatatttatccAATGTAAGTTTGTCCAATGTTGTTTTATCCAAAGTAAGTTTATCCAAGGAGGTTTTATCCAGAGCATATTTATTCAAGGCATTTATAAACGATGCCGAATCATCCGTCAATAATAAGGTGATTAATAAAGCTATCAAAACTTGAAAATGCATTGCTAAAATGCTCTTTGAAGTATCGCTGAAGTATGCtctttgaatataaataatatataaatttggtcgTATCCTGTTGAGTCTAAAGTGACAACTGACTGAACCCAACAAATAGTTATGCAAATTATTCCAAATCACGTGCAGTTATCCAGCTAATTAACTAATAAAAACAAGTGACAAATTATAGctttaaaacattatttaataaatgataaaagGTGTATTATAAATTCGACTAGTTTGTCACGCgacaaaaaagcaaatacaaacaaaaatattttaaactataGTATTGTATACAGATTGTAGAAATGATAAAGGATTTCAGAACAGAATTAATTTGATGACATAGAGAATCCACACAGCAGAGTTGTTTAGTATTCGAACTGCACTTGCTGTGGCAGGCGGTGCCACATCCTTGTTGCATAGCTTATCATAGCAGAGCACACAGTGCTTTGGTTCCTTGCGGCAATATTTGTTTCCCTCCTCCGACAGCTCCGAAATGCATCCACGCATTATGAGCTGGGTATCAGCTGGCAAAGGATTCATTGTGAGTTTCGATTTTTTATTAGAATACAAGTTTTACACTTACATTTAATGAGTGTGTAGCATCCTTCTTTGGTGATTGCCTGACATGGAGACGAATCACTGGGCTTTTGATCACACCTGCCTCTCGGGTAGCTGGAGCAGCTATAACAATTCATCGTGTTCAAACTGGGATTTGGctgctttgttgttggctCTACTGAACTGTGACTTTGGCTTGCAGCTGCATCATTCTGGTAATCCGCTTCTGCTTCAGGAGCAGTTGCAGATTTAGCTTCCGGTTCAGCTGCTGGTACAGGAAGTGGTTCAGGTAGTGGTTTGGTTCCCGGTTCAGCTGCTGGCTCAGGAAGTAGTTCAGCTGCAGGTTCGGTTTCGGGTTCAGCTGCAGGTTTTGTTTCGGATTGAATTGCCGGTTCAGAAAGCGGTTCAGGTTCAGCCGCTGGTTCAGCTTCAACTGAAGGTTCAGGCTGTGCTTCAGGTTCAGGTTCAGCTGCTGGTTCTGCTGGCTTAACCTCGGTTGTTGGTTCAGCTTCAGCTGTTGCTTCACGAGCATCTTCATTAATTGGTTCGGCTTCAGGAGCttttgcagcaacagcttcagGTTCAACCGCAGGTTCAGCTGCTGATTCCGAAACTGTCGCAGCTTCCGCTGTAGAAACCGGTTCAGTTGCAGGCTCAACTGGCTCTACCACAGCAGGTTCCTCATGCGGTGGCAATTCTGTTTCCACCGCTGGCAGCTGCGTTGTGACCTCATCCTGTTCCTGTGCCCCGCTGTCCTCCA
This DNA window, taken from Drosophila nasuta strain 15112-1781.00 chromosome 2L, ASM2355853v1, whole genome shotgun sequence, encodes the following:
- the LOC132798359 gene encoding major surface-labeled trophozoite antigen 417, with the protein product MQFNKVGIFMAAIIAINLQGSLANSINCTTTGSEALTTCADDITSCFIQKAQNGTVTRGCLPKDTTCTAPDCLTCEGNNCNSNVNLMCRQCNGSDTACSTSNVTTSAVICAANQLCTAAVNTDETVSRGCGEQCAADNATCFSCTTDNCNLAIFPTDRRQCYQCTGEACNTVTDAMLEPCSLYKTEGQKCYTIGTNANTMIRGCTSDANAKCTTTTEDASCLLCDNENGCNNRTYESVLNKCIKCSNDDTCLNAQNAADAQNCASSNYTLTAASCYTQLFDNGTVARGCVNELTETCDTENDCKECSTDACNTEEGTFTCYVCRSDNDPGCRTMTNIPPSPCINTSLTSTDSKQCLSGEWDGIVIRGCLIDASEVMKFQCVYDDDRCIACKGANCNNNTEKYNSAATLQHLGLGMLTIFFLVRNVVL
- the LOC132786837 gene encoding uncharacterized protein LOC132786837, which codes for MDIVKSGFGHDESELETATLDKATFTKPNRIEKKDTLDSKTLSKTFGKTTLDKFAVHNATVDKEILEKTILNKATLIKRTINRLDKEILAKLPMQEATLDKWKLFQPTLDKLNSYTTKKLNESDKSETDESKVMPKNGTKPVRPRPLPQPMSESIGIHCYKCSSDHRGSCALTEQKSQYSEFNVMCKVTKKDSGCYTTLDRHTRIITRGCLSVMSQSMEKYCRKENELCEICFNNLCNIEKAPEISEDSERDKSQSLRGSFVLWLICVSASLSLAFG
- the LOC132789231 gene encoding uncharacterized protein LOC132789231, whose translation is MKMLVKQQLKLNQQPRLSQQNQQLNLNLKHSLNLQLKLNQRLNLNRFLNRQFNPKQNLQLNPKPNLQLNYFLSQQLNREPNHYLNHFLYQQLNRKLNLQLLLKQKRITRMMQLQAKVTVQ